The Anomalospiza imberbis isolate Cuckoo-Finch-1a 21T00152 chromosome 7, ASM3175350v1, whole genome shotgun sequence genome has a window encoding:
- the UBXN4 gene encoding UBX domain-containing protein 4 yields the protein MWFGGSVPAAIAAAKERSSVFVVFVAGEDEQSAEMAARWEDEKVTEAASDGFVAIKIDTKSEACLQFSQIYPVVCVPSSFFIGDNGIPLEVIAGSVSVEELVTRIHKVKQMHTGKGRPLENGSQASAPCPSSQSDGAPESAEPGAGVCDSAEAVIAETIASSAGNDEANSGQASQEATNSADEQANDAQPVNDLTLKVERLTKKLEERREEKRKEEEQKEIKKEIERRKTGKEMLEYKRRQEEELTKRMLEERNREKAEERAARERIRQQIAMDRAERAARFAKSKEEAEAAKAAALQAKQAEIEARKEAAQRERSAIARIQFRLPDGSSFTNQFPSEARLEEARQFAAQTVGNTYGNFSLATMFPRREFTKEDYGKKLLELELAPSASVVLLPAGRPATSVVQASGSDLWKFLGTILYPLLAVWRFISNFLFTSPPPSQPSARSAHQQDHSAPSTSGSVEQSRQAVRKRVVEKRGEDFKKEGKIYRLRTQDDGEDENNTWNGNSTQQM from the exons ATGTGGTTCGGCGGCTCCGTCCCCGCCGCCATCGCCGCCGCCAAGGAGCGCAGCTCCGTCTTCGTCGTGTTCGTGGCAG gtgAAGATGAACAGTCTGCTGAGATGGCTGCAAGGTGGGAAGATGAGAAGGTGACTGAAGCTGCATCAGATGGTTTTGTTGCTATTAAAATTGACACCAAAAG tGAAGCATGCCTGCAGTTTTCTCAAATTT ATCCCGTAGTGTGCGTCCCGTCCAGCTTTTTTATAGGAGACAATGGAATCCCTTTGGAAGTTATTGCTGGCAGCGTTTCTGTGGAAGAGCTTGTTACCAGAATCCATAAAGTCAAACAG ATGCACACAGGGAAAGGGCGGCCTTTGGAAAATGGCAGTCAGGCATCTgctccctgcccctcctctcAGTCTGATGGTGCTCCAGAAAGTGCAGAACCTGGAGCAGGGGTTTGTGACTCTGCTGAGGCTGTTATTGCTGAGACAATAGCATCTTCTGCTGGTAATG ATGAAGCAAATTCAGGTCAAGCAAGTCAGGAAGCAACTAATTCTGCAGATGAGCAAGCAAATGATGCTCAGCCTGTGAATGATCTTACACTCAAAGTAGAAAG GTTAACAAAAAAGCTTGAAGAGAGAcgagaagagaaaaggaaagaagaagaacAG aaagaaattaagaaagaaattgaaagaaggaaaactggTAAAGAAATGTTGGAGTACAAAAGGCGACAGGAAGAAGAATTGACCAAACGTATGTTGGAggaaaggaacagagaaaaggcagaagagaGAGCTGCTAGAGAGCGCATAAGGCAACAGATTGCAATG GATCGTGCTGAGAGGGCAGCTCGCTTTGCAAAATCGAAGGAAGAAGCAGAAGCTGCAAAAGCTGCAGCTCTTCAGGCTAAACAGGCTGAAATAGAGGCCAGAAAAGAGGCAGCTCAAAGGGAGCGAAG TGCAATAGCCAGGATTCAGTTCCGCCTCCCCGATGGATCTTCCTTCACCAACCAGTTCCCATCTGAAGCACGGCTAGAAGAAGCCAGGCAGTTTGCTGCACAG ACGGTTGGTAACACTTACGGCAATTTTTCACTGGCGACAATGTTTCCCAGGAGGGAGTTTACCAAAGAAGATTATGGAAAGAAGTTACTGGAACTCGAGTTAGCACCCAGTGCTTCAGTAGTGTTGCTGCCA GCGGGGAGACCTGCGACTTCTGTTGTTCAGGCTTCAGGCAGTGATCTGTGGAAGTTCTTGGGCACCATCCTTTACCCCCTCTTAGCGGTTTGGAGATTCATTAGCAACTTCCTGTTCACGAGCCCAcccccctcccagccctctgCGAGATCAGCTCATCAGCAAGACCACTCTGCTCCCTCAACGTCGGGCAGCGTGGAGCAAAGCAG GCAAGCAGTCAGGAAACGAGTAGTGGAAAAGCGGGGGGAAGACTTcaaaaaagaaggcaaaatatATAGACTGAGGACTCAAGATGATGGAGAAGATGAAAACAATACTTGGAATGGAAATTCTACACAACAAATGTAG